One region of Streptococcus parasanguinis genomic DNA includes:
- a CDS encoding PTS lactose/cellobiose transporter subunit IIA, with translation MDEKVLEVCFQIITYVGTAKSMYIDAIQLAKQGEFEQAKDRIKQGEEAFVQGHNAHHSLLTKEMNGELNQTGLILMHAEDQLLSAEGFRTIAEEFIAVYKRFEEGK, from the coding sequence ATGGACGAAAAAGTACTCGAAGTGTGTTTTCAAATTATCACCTATGTAGGAACAGCAAAATCTATGTACATCGATGCTATTCAATTGGCTAAGCAGGGTGAATTTGAGCAGGCTAAAGATAGAATTAAACAAGGCGAAGAAGCATTTGTACAGGGACACAATGCTCACCACTCACTTTTGACAAAAGAAATGAATGGGGAATTAAACCAAACAGGTCTAATTCTGATGCACGCTGAGGATCAGTTATTGAGTGCAGAAGGTTTTCGAACGATTGCTGAGGAATTTATAGCAGTCTATAAACGCTTTGAGGAAGGTAAATAG